In the Prosthecobacter dejongeii genome, one interval contains:
- a CDS encoding DUF1501 domain-containing protein, with translation MKRGDLLPVNSVPNRRDFLGQLGLGLTGIALQAMMAQEAQGGGLWTPPDGFPMHAPKAKRVIWLFMRGGVSHMESFDPKPMLNRYAGKSIEATPFKEVLNPDKLKNVRVVVVNDANGQQRNLIYPMQTGYKRYGQCGVEISDWFPHIGSCADEIAFIRSMWTTDNNHGAQVQFASGRHMLEPRVPTLGAWVNYGLGAMTEDLPSFINMGPRYFDTRDGHYLGPAYDAVNLKVDPKNPLSFAKPEAEMAAHEQAAQFSLVHQLNRLTAEKYPGDRALQARMKSYELAFRMQTAVPETLNLEAESMETQRLYGLDQKATEPFARQLLVARRLAERGVRFIQIQHGDGAAGAWDSHSGLRGSHSKLAEQVDKPIAGLLKDLKQRGMLEDTLVVFATEFGRTPGTQGSDGRDHHPFAFSIWMAGGGIKGGAIHGASDELGFHATENPHYVTDVHATILHLLGLNPHRLEIPGRKRLERDFGKAIPEIMA, from the coding sequence ATGAAAAGAGGTGACCTATTGCCGGTGAACTCAGTGCCGAATCGCCGTGATTTCTTGGGGCAGCTTGGGCTGGGTCTAACAGGGATTGCTTTACAAGCGATGATGGCCCAAGAGGCGCAAGGGGGCGGCCTCTGGACGCCTCCAGATGGGTTTCCTATGCATGCGCCTAAGGCTAAGCGGGTGATCTGGCTATTTATGCGGGGTGGCGTCAGCCATATGGAAAGTTTTGACCCCAAACCCATGCTGAATCGTTATGCCGGCAAAAGTATTGAGGCTACTCCTTTTAAAGAAGTGCTCAATCCGGATAAGCTGAAGAATGTGCGAGTCGTGGTGGTGAATGATGCGAATGGACAGCAACGCAACCTCATCTATCCAATGCAGACAGGCTATAAGCGCTATGGCCAATGTGGGGTGGAGATCAGTGACTGGTTTCCGCATATTGGGTCTTGTGCAGATGAGATTGCTTTTATCCGCAGTATGTGGACCACGGATAACAATCATGGTGCACAGGTGCAGTTTGCCAGTGGTCGTCATATGCTGGAACCGCGTGTGCCGACGCTGGGAGCCTGGGTCAATTATGGCCTGGGAGCGATGACGGAGGACTTACCCTCCTTCATCAACATGGGACCACGCTATTTTGATACTCGGGACGGCCATTATTTGGGGCCTGCATACGATGCGGTGAATCTGAAGGTGGATCCTAAAAACCCACTTTCCTTTGCTAAACCTGAAGCTGAGATGGCTGCCCATGAACAAGCTGCTCAGTTTAGCCTCGTTCATCAGTTGAATCGGTTGACCGCTGAGAAGTATCCTGGAGATCGTGCTTTGCAGGCACGAATGAAAAGTTATGAGTTGGCTTTTCGCATGCAGACGGCAGTGCCAGAGACTCTCAACCTAGAGGCTGAGAGTATGGAGACGCAGCGCCTGTATGGTTTGGATCAAAAAGCAACGGAGCCCTTTGCTCGCCAGCTTCTTGTGGCACGGCGTCTGGCGGAGCGTGGGGTCAGATTCATTCAGATCCAGCATGGAGATGGAGCCGCCGGAGCTTGGGATTCGCATTCAGGTCTTCGCGGCAGTCACTCAAAACTTGCTGAGCAAGTGGATAAACCCATTGCGGGGCTGCTCAAAGATCTCAAACAACGCGGCATGTTAGAGGACACTCTCGTCGTCTTCGCAACCGAGTTTGGTCGCACTCCTGGCACTCAGGGAAGCGATGGTCGGGATCATCATCCCTTTGCTTTTAGCATCTGGATGGCAGGTGGGGGAATCAAGGGCGGGGCCATTCACGGAGCCTCCGATGAACTCGGCTTTCATGCCACGGAAAATCCGCATTACGTCACCGATGTTCATGCGACGATTCTTCATCTGTTAGGTCTTAATCCGCACCGATTGGAGATACCAGGTCGCAAGCGTTTGGAGAGAGACTTTGGCAAAGCCATCCCGGAGATCATGGCGTGA
- a CDS encoding DUF1553 domain-containing protein: MNFSALAHISKRFAALIGLCTFSATPAEVDYLKDIKPLLQERCYACHGALKQKAGLRIDTVALMKKGGDEGNAVARDHALILERVTTQDLHERMPPEGEGAALTAQQVELLQSWILAGAPGPVDEEPEMDPGQHWAYHLPLSAGASLDALISERLRSLDIKPQASASPEIWLRRVYLDLIGLPPTPSQIEAFIQQDKPGGAARMKVVDQLLASPQYGERWGRHFMDIWRYSDWYGLGNQLRHSQKHLWHWRDWIIESLNADKGYDEMIIQMLAADELAPDDRDNLRATGFLARSYYLFNRTTWLDETVEHTCRSFLGLTMQCVKCHDHKYDPIEHGEYYRLRAVFEPMHVRLDPWPGEIDLERNGLPRVFDLHLDRPTYRHVRGDEKNEDRSVVQRPGVPKILGGSQYQPVSQALPINSVRPALLPFVLQDHLSQANLELVGATRNMKSAKPAFKILAEKTLAVAEARPVMLRAVHAAESSPTNKKLAAEAALADANFQLAIAEQFLIKAENDPSLIHKDNQKKTAAMKRLDAARAELKKAQERVANPGVVYAPIHATLKAQEGPDDPKNKEVQTYPESSSGRRLALGRWIASPQNPLTARVLVNHVWLRHFGSALVADVSDFGRRSSKPLHQDVLDTLAVRLMDRGWSLKQLHREMVLSELYARSSSSVGVAAKTVEKDPDNTCYWRMNPRRMESQVIRDSLLSLAGKLDFSQGGATLDPVTMETSCRRSLYFNQTADTEHRFLAMFDNANVLDCYRREESIVPQQALALANSQLSHDCATALMQKLAGLDDRDFIREAFVRVLGRQPDDGEQKTCLESLSSLRRELFLQALFNHNDFVTLR, from the coding sequence GTGAATTTTTCTGCTCTGGCGCACATATCCAAAAGGTTCGCTGCTTTGATAGGTCTTTGCACATTTTCTGCGACTCCCGCTGAAGTCGATTACCTCAAGGACATCAAGCCCCTGTTGCAGGAGCGTTGTTATGCCTGCCATGGCGCTTTAAAACAAAAAGCCGGGCTGCGTATAGATACCGTGGCTTTGATGAAAAAGGGAGGGGATGAAGGCAATGCGGTTGCCCGAGATCATGCTTTGATTTTGGAACGTGTGACGACCCAAGACCTTCATGAGCGGATGCCGCCAGAGGGGGAAGGTGCCGCCTTGACCGCGCAGCAGGTTGAGTTGCTTCAAAGCTGGATTCTTGCGGGAGCTCCCGGCCCCGTGGATGAGGAACCTGAAATGGATCCTGGTCAGCACTGGGCTTATCATTTGCCTTTATCTGCAGGAGCCTCTTTAGATGCCTTAATCTCTGAGCGCCTACGTTCTCTGGATATAAAGCCACAGGCGTCTGCATCCCCAGAGATCTGGTTGCGGCGTGTTTACCTAGATCTCATCGGTCTGCCCCCGACACCGAGTCAAATAGAGGCTTTCATACAACAAGATAAACCAGGCGGAGCCGCACGTATGAAAGTGGTAGATCAACTCCTGGCCTCCCCTCAGTATGGTGAGCGTTGGGGGCGCCACTTCATGGATATCTGGCGTTACAGCGATTGGTATGGTTTGGGGAATCAGCTCCGACACAGCCAGAAGCATCTTTGGCATTGGCGCGACTGGATCATCGAATCTCTGAATGCTGATAAAGGCTATGATGAGATGATCATTCAGATGCTAGCAGCTGATGAACTTGCTCCTGATGATCGTGATAATCTGCGCGCCACAGGCTTTTTAGCACGCAGCTACTACCTATTCAATCGAACGACATGGTTGGATGAAACGGTGGAGCATACCTGCCGTTCCTTTCTCGGCCTAACTATGCAATGTGTGAAGTGCCATGATCATAAGTATGACCCGATTGAACATGGCGAATATTATCGCCTGAGGGCTGTGTTTGAGCCTATGCATGTGCGCCTAGATCCCTGGCCGGGGGAAATTGATCTGGAAAGAAATGGGCTTCCTCGTGTCTTTGATTTGCATCTGGATCGTCCCACTTACCGACATGTGCGAGGTGATGAGAAAAATGAAGACCGCTCGGTCGTTCAACGGCCGGGCGTTCCCAAAATTCTTGGCGGCTCGCAGTATCAGCCAGTCTCGCAGGCATTGCCCATCAATTCAGTGAGACCAGCTTTGTTACCCTTCGTGCTTCAGGATCACTTGAGTCAGGCGAATTTGGAATTGGTAGGGGCTACTCGAAATATGAAATCAGCTAAACCTGCCTTCAAAATTCTGGCAGAGAAGACGCTGGCTGTAGCGGAGGCCCGCCCCGTCATGTTGCGTGCTGTGCATGCCGCAGAATCTTCGCCCACTAACAAAAAGCTTGCTGCGGAAGCGGCTCTAGCTGATGCAAATTTTCAGTTAGCCATTGCAGAGCAGTTTTTAATCAAAGCGGAAAATGACCCTTCACTGATACACAAGGATAATCAAAAGAAGACTGCGGCAATGAAGAGATTGGATGCTGCTCGTGCCGAACTCAAAAAGGCCCAGGAGAGGGTCGCTAACCCAGGTGTGGTGTATGCCCCGATCCATGCCACGCTGAAAGCGCAGGAAGGCCCCGACGATCCCAAAAACAAGGAGGTTCAAACATATCCTGAATCGAGTTCAGGGCGGCGATTAGCGTTGGGGCGTTGGATCGCTAGCCCACAAAATCCGCTGACGGCTCGGGTGCTAGTAAACCATGTCTGGTTACGTCATTTTGGCAGTGCGTTAGTGGCAGATGTGAGTGATTTTGGTCGCCGCAGCTCTAAGCCTTTGCATCAAGACGTCTTGGATACATTGGCCGTTCGCTTGATGGATCGTGGGTGGAGCCTCAAGCAGTTACATCGTGAAATGGTATTGTCAGAGCTGTATGCACGGAGTTCGTCCTCGGTCGGTGTTGCTGCGAAAACTGTAGAGAAGGATCCTGATAACACCTGCTATTGGCGGATGAATCCTCGTCGAATGGAGTCCCAAGTCATTCGAGATAGCCTTCTCAGTCTGGCTGGAAAACTAGATTTTTCTCAGGGTGGAGCAACGCTGGATCCTGTGACAATGGAGACGAGTTGTAGGCGCTCACTTTACTTCAATCAAACGGCTGATACTGAGCATCGTTTCCTAGCTATGTTTGATAACGCTAATGTGCTGGACTGTTATCGGCGGGAAGAAAGCATCGTGCCACAGCAGGCACTGGCTTTGGCCAATAGCCAGCTATCTCACGATTGCGCGACGGCGCTGATGCAGAAATTAGCAGGGCTAGATGACCGCGATTTTATTCGTGAAGCGTTTGTTAGGGTGTTAGGGCGCCAACCCGATGACGGAGAACAAAAAACATGTCTTGAGTCTTTATCGAGTTTGCGCAGAGAGCTATTTCTTCAAGCCTTGTTTAATCATAACGACTTTGTTACTTTGCGATGA
- a CDS encoding beta strand repeat-containing protein yields MKIPLFFLSLLLLVPSSVAQTFTFDGDLGTAGIQNGSGTWSTNATMPANLRWFKDDAYSAWDNSGSAIAEFGNTSSTTGGTLTVDGEIKVAGMNFNSLGAPIGSTAYGFTGGTLNVGNGSIINIANAASGGSLGGQWITFTSLLKGSNLTFQKSAGSTIAFIRLSSINTELTGTLTLKSAVGATSGIYASVGSPTYISNLSSIDVQSGSVFNPTGGGNYAVPVTLSGAGASNYGAIRVDASGSTFSGALTLSGDARFHTHINTVNTAISSGIGEIGGSWAFTRTAATPTNAALPLTTTYSGISTYTGATILGRVTNIISTTETSGTEGGVNVLDFATTTAPVSNMLYNNRAAGALQLIGGLTVPTVLRLNGAAAKTNSQNFSGVSVQQSATAITAVSGFGGSMNLDMGAISRTGNGVLAITGPLSGQIKGQIGGNNEGLIGTWATYSSSDGKVGGWAGLTGGVVGLFSGNLGYQEGLTVTNLPGYSTVSHLQLTSASTNAVLFDNGTTDVNTISMTDTVQARTLDLAGKTLRLGAAGGLQILQGAQSLTMGAPSDGSILTAGGAINTIGQIMLTNMSSNQPLTLHSSITNNGTAAVSLNLNGTGRIVLTGNNTFTGIVALQSGVLEVRSAQALGAAGAVGVTKIMAGASLNLSGDITLGETIQANGHGITSDGAIRNLSGINTITAAVRIQSSTRFTSDSGTLILAGGITAQSSATGYTFSGSGDSEVRGAISATSGLLTKEGSGTLTLIGASNATGITTVNNGALHLNFNGTGAPATNILYNGATLSSTVGTLILGGGAFRTTGKADSVSSQALGTLTLNSGYSRITSTSSGGGSMDITFGAITRNLGATLRFDLPASGSIKTTGGTNNALLTSTGGGAYATVGADDWAATTTAVSTLRNIVGLSSITGYTASTASTLSGNADITLNIGTTTLTANTTISSLRFHQAQATTIAQDTSGRMLTTGGILVTPAVGANATAIRTTSLRGAVGSADLVIIQNNTEAPLTISSRILNNAASGTGSAAGLTKAGPGTLILEYDTAYAAGDYTGATRIQEGTLQLIKNTATSISYYLYASTPFIFGSGSTSGKMILGSTTTGHAVTQYGGLRIEGNGTANALVGGTAALSTFLHYVSGTFDFRAGFIGGSGTNEDNLNLTISLGTLQLGQANTYRGKTTLLQNTIEVTKLADRGLPSSLGKGDFNSTAHIIDMATATTTSQNFNAVATLRYIGATDSVTNRPVNVSNADIPGDVISVVAVLENTGTGTVKFTAPFTAGGTNTVQRVLRLGGTQAGANEIVSFANVSPAITSKIEKTGPGSWTLTGNSTHSGGTSVENGTLLVTNTTGSGTGTGLVNVNVGAVIGGSGRIAPSVDTNVTLTGATLQIGTELPGLPASSASRLTLQTSGNGVLNMLSGSTFAFDLFSGAGQGDNSLLSTTADLAVILGTLNMEASTVIKVSNPTGMVAWAANDQWRLFDWSGLIQPITNTVAQYDLPLLPAGLMWNTDALFSSGILSISLVPEPTRTFLLLAAGAALAMRRRRGSPHQKKT; encoded by the coding sequence ATGAAAATACCCCTGTTTTTTTTGAGCCTCCTGCTCCTGGTGCCTTCCTCGGTCGCTCAGACATTCACTTTCGATGGCGACCTAGGAACGGCAGGTATTCAAAATGGCAGTGGCACCTGGAGCACCAATGCGACGATGCCTGCGAATTTACGTTGGTTCAAAGATGATGCCTACTCAGCCTGGGATAATAGTGGCTCAGCCATCGCTGAATTTGGCAATACAAGCAGCACCACAGGAGGAACCCTCACCGTGGATGGGGAAATCAAAGTGGCAGGCATGAATTTCAATTCCTTAGGCGCCCCGATCGGCTCCACCGCTTATGGCTTTACAGGTGGGACTTTGAATGTCGGCAATGGCAGCATTATCAACATCGCCAATGCAGCCTCTGGCGGCAGTCTCGGTGGGCAGTGGATCACCTTCACCTCACTATTAAAGGGGAGTAATCTCACCTTCCAAAAATCAGCAGGTTCCACCATCGCTTTCATCCGCCTCAGTTCTATCAATACCGAGCTTACGGGGACATTGACTTTAAAGAGTGCCGTGGGTGCGACGAGCGGCATTTACGCCAGCGTGGGCAGTCCCACCTACATTAGCAATCTGAGCAGCATTGATGTCCAGTCAGGCTCCGTGTTTAATCCTACGGGTGGGGGAAATTACGCTGTGCCAGTTACCTTAAGCGGGGCGGGGGCCTCCAACTATGGAGCCATTCGTGTAGATGCCTCTGGAAGCACCTTCAGTGGTGCGTTGACATTGAGTGGGGATGCTCGCTTTCACACCCACATCAATACCGTGAATACAGCCATCTCATCGGGCATTGGCGAAATTGGAGGCAGTTGGGCCTTCACCCGTACCGCCGCTACCCCGACTAATGCGGCCCTCCCCCTTACCACCACCTACAGCGGCATTAGCACTTACACCGGAGCTACCATTCTAGGGCGAGTGACCAATATCATCAGCACCACTGAAACCAGCGGCACTGAAGGTGGAGTCAACGTATTGGACTTTGCCACAACAACGGCACCTGTGAGCAACATGCTCTACAACAACCGCGCAGCAGGTGCCCTTCAACTCATCGGCGGGCTCACCGTTCCTACTGTCCTTAGGCTCAATGGAGCTGCCGCGAAAACAAACTCCCAAAACTTCAGCGGAGTCAGCGTGCAACAAAGTGCGACAGCTATTACCGCAGTGTCGGGTTTTGGTGGCAGCATGAATCTGGACATGGGTGCGATCAGCCGCACCGGCAATGGTGTGCTTGCCATTACAGGCCCTCTTTCAGGTCAAATTAAAGGCCAAATAGGTGGTAATAATGAGGGCCTCATTGGCACCTGGGCCACCTACAGCAGTTCAGACGGAAAAGTGGGTGGTTGGGCAGGCCTAACAGGAGGTGTCGTCGGTCTATTCAGTGGAAATCTCGGTTATCAGGAAGGACTGACGGTGACGAACTTGCCTGGATACTCCACCGTGTCTCACTTACAGCTCACTTCAGCATCCACAAATGCAGTGCTTTTTGACAATGGCACGACGGATGTAAATACCATCTCCATGACGGATACAGTTCAAGCTCGCACCCTTGATCTCGCCGGTAAAACCTTGCGATTGGGCGCCGCAGGTGGGCTACAAATCTTGCAAGGGGCTCAAAGTCTAACGATGGGAGCCCCCTCAGATGGGAGCATTTTGACAGCAGGAGGAGCGATCAACACGATCGGCCAAATCATGCTAACGAATATGTCCAGCAACCAACCGCTGACCCTCCATTCCAGCATCACCAACAATGGCACAGCCGCAGTAAGCCTGAATCTCAATGGCACAGGTCGTATCGTGCTGACAGGAAACAACACATTCACGGGCATAGTCGCCCTCCAAAGCGGGGTATTGGAAGTGCGGAGCGCCCAGGCTCTCGGCGCAGCAGGTGCCGTAGGAGTGACCAAAATCATGGCAGGTGCTTCCTTGAATCTTTCTGGTGATATCACTCTGGGAGAAACCATTCAGGCGAATGGCCATGGCATCACCTCTGACGGAGCCATCCGCAACCTCAGTGGTATCAATACCATCACGGCTGCGGTGCGCATCCAGTCCAGCACTCGATTCACATCGGATAGCGGCACCCTAATTTTGGCGGGAGGCATCACGGCTCAAAGCAGCGCCACAGGTTACACCTTCTCTGGCAGCGGTGACAGCGAGGTAAGAGGCGCGATCTCAGCCACCAGCGGGCTGCTCACTAAAGAAGGCAGTGGCACATTGACCCTCATCGGAGCTAGCAACGCAACAGGCATCACCACCGTCAACAATGGGGCCTTGCATCTCAACTTCAATGGAACCGGTGCCCCCGCCACAAACATCCTCTACAATGGGGCCACGCTAAGTAGCACCGTTGGGACATTGATCCTCGGTGGAGGGGCTTTTCGCACAACAGGCAAAGCAGACAGTGTCAGCAGTCAAGCTTTAGGCACACTCACTCTGAACAGTGGGTATTCGCGTATCACGTCCACCTCCAGTGGTGGCGGGAGTATGGACATCACCTTTGGGGCCATTACCAGGAATCTGGGTGCCACCTTGCGTTTTGATCTCCCGGCCAGCGGCAGCATCAAAACCACAGGAGGCACAAACAACGCCCTGCTCACCAGCACCGGCGGTGGCGCCTATGCCACCGTGGGGGCGGATGACTGGGCAGCTACCACCACGGCAGTCTCTACCCTGCGGAATATTGTGGGCCTATCCAGCATCACCGGTTACACAGCCAGCACAGCCTCGACGTTAAGTGGCAATGCAGACATCACTCTTAACATCGGCACCACCACCCTAACTGCAAATACAACCATCAGCAGCCTGAGGTTTCACCAAGCCCAGGCCACCACCATCGCCCAAGATACCAGTGGTCGGATGCTCACCACGGGCGGGATCTTGGTCACACCCGCTGTCGGAGCCAATGCTACCGCCATCCGCACCACCAGTCTCAGGGGGGCTGTTGGCTCGGCTGATCTGGTCATCATTCAGAACAATACCGAAGCCCCTCTGACCATTAGCAGTCGCATTTTAAACAATGCAGCCAGCGGAACTGGAAGTGCCGCCGGATTGACCAAAGCTGGCCCAGGCACTCTGATCCTCGAATATGACACTGCTTACGCTGCGGGGGACTACACAGGTGCCACGCGCATCCAGGAGGGCACCCTTCAGCTTATCAAAAACACGGCCACCAGCATCAGCTACTATCTTTATGCCAGCACCCCATTCATTTTCGGCAGTGGCAGCACCAGTGGTAAAATGATTCTCGGCAGCACCACAACAGGCCACGCAGTGACGCAGTACGGCGGTCTGCGTATCGAAGGCAACGGCACGGCCAATGCACTCGTCGGCGGCACGGCTGCACTCTCCACCTTTCTTCATTATGTCAGTGGCACTTTTGATTTTCGCGCAGGTTTCATCGGCGGCTCAGGCACGAATGAGGATAACCTCAATCTCACCATTTCACTCGGCACTTTGCAGTTAGGCCAAGCCAATACTTATCGGGGGAAAACCACCCTGCTACAGAATACGATCGAAGTCACAAAGCTGGCTGACCGAGGCCTCCCAAGCTCCCTAGGCAAAGGCGATTTCAATAGCACCGCCCACATCATTGATATGGCCACAGCCACTACCACGTCTCAAAACTTCAATGCAGTCGCCACACTCAGATACATCGGCGCCACAGATTCAGTCACTAACAGACCAGTCAATGTCAGCAACGCGGACATTCCCGGTGATGTCATATCAGTCGTCGCTGTCTTAGAAAACACCGGCACAGGCACCGTTAAATTTACCGCCCCCTTCACCGCCGGCGGCACCAATACCGTGCAGCGCGTGCTACGACTGGGAGGCACCCAGGCAGGAGCCAATGAAATTGTCAGTTTCGCCAACGTCAGCCCGGCCATCACCAGCAAAATCGAAAAGACGGGCCCAGGCTCTTGGACCCTCACAGGAAACAGCACCCACAGTGGAGGCACATCTGTAGAAAATGGCACCCTGCTGGTCACCAACACCACAGGTTCAGGCACGGGAACAGGCTTGGTCAATGTGAACGTCGGTGCTGTCATAGGAGGTAGCGGGCGCATCGCCCCCTCAGTCGATACAAACGTCACCCTTACAGGAGCCACCTTACAGATAGGAACGGAACTCCCAGGCCTTCCCGCTAGCAGCGCCAGCCGTCTCACCCTTCAAACCTCAGGTAATGGGGTGCTGAACATGCTCAGTGGATCTACCTTTGCCTTCGATCTATTTTCCGGTGCAGGTCAAGGTGATAACAGCCTCCTATCTACCACGGCAGATTTGGCGGTGATTTTGGGCACCCTCAATATGGAGGCTAGCACGGTCATTAAAGTATCCAATCCCACAGGGATGGTCGCCTGGGCCGCCAATGATCAATGGCGATTGTTTGACTGGTCCGGGCTCATCCAGCCTATCACTAACACCGTGGCTCAATACGATCTTCCACTCCTCCCCGCAGGTCTCATGTGGAATACAGATGCCTTATTTAGCAGTGGCATCCTCAGCATCAGCCTTGTGCCAGAGCCTACACGAACATTTCTCCTGCTAGCAGCGGGAGCCGCTCTAGCTATGCGACGCCGAAGGGGCAGCCCGCATCAAAAAAAGACCTGA